The genomic DNA TAGGTACTTGACCAACCCTGGTATTGAATACCTCAGGACCTTCTTGCACTTGCCCCCTGAAATTGTCCCATGCACCCTCAAGAGACAAGCTAGGACTGAAGCCGCTCGTCCCAGACCCGCTGGTGCTCTCAGAACTGAAGGTGGTCCAAAGGAAGACAGGACAGGATATAGGTaactttaaattcaaataatttattgtctaaTATATGATAATGTGTCTATTATGATATGAATAATGAAatcttatatcttaaaaaaaatcattcaagtGTTGACTTTAGAGGGTAgcaattaaaaagtaattttctttgCATCGTATTGACCCTGGCTCAATTATCTGCATTCTAATTCTCATGATATTTATGGATAATTTGGAAAATGACTGATAATATATCCTTAACATTTTTCACCATGAAAGGCAGCCTTAAGAGCAGAAAACTTGGAAAATAAGTTTGAAAATCtcattttaatgtttattttttttgtttttcaggaGAAACCCAGCTGGTCCTGGTGGCCCAGACAAGAAAGCTGATGTGGGTGCAGGCACTGGCGAAGTGGAATTCCGCGCTGGTTTCGGAAGAGGAAGGCCTCAATAGACGcgacttttttaaattacttttttaatttaagtttttaaaaatgaagtgaAAAAACAGCTGAATTAAATTGATTTGGtgaaattttggttttatttctaGCATGTGCCTTTAGGCAATTACAGATTCAGAAGAATGTGctatatattatgatattttaatcaTAGTATTTATTCATGCGGACAAGTTAAAGAAAATCTTACACACGTCAAAATAGACTAGCACTACTATATTAAAGTCGTAcgttaaaaacaatataaagtACCTATACACCACAAAGCACGGTtaagatctttaaaaattcctacaattaatttgcaaataaaatgttcttaatatacagggtgtccggaagctagatacaatcctttaaggggtgatagctgacttaatttcaaacattttaagctaaatatgtgtaggtcgaaatttttgcttttttctcaagaaatatcaaaatttcacacttaaacggtaatagagcgcaagttacaattagtatcggagtttcaaagtttattttgttttgtctaatgtgtattaataaaaatacgatcaatttcaagcttctgtgtaaacttattagaaataatagagatattgaaacgccctttattttaagatatcactcatgccgatgcctggccaattctcagaattatggcatcttttgtgcggcaggtcatgtaaacaaaacttattGGATTGATTTTCTATTATGGGACAGttcaggtaaataaaattaagcagAGGTACCTAATAGTAGATACTGTAGGGTAAGGGGTACCTAGTAGGTACTTTGGGGTGGGGGTTACAAGTTAGGTActcgcttaataaataaaaacgtgtgattttagcctcttgttgtttagtttcactctcgcctctaattttgtaagattatcAACTTCGTACTGACTGCATccactgttttttaaatcgagtttctgcccgttttattaaacagtattgtaaaatggaatttaccAACCAAGAGTACGCTGACATTGTCTTCACATATGGACGCGCTAACGGTAATGGAGCTTTGGCACGACGCTTGTACCAGGAACGTTATCCAGATCGGAGGTTACCAAActtcagggtgtttcaaaacaccTTTCGCCGTCTTACTGAAGTTGGCATTGGGAATAATTCGGCACGTGGAGTCAACCCTGGCCATAATAATGTAGAGATTGAGTTGCAAATACTGGAAGCTTTTACCGCAGACCCTACTGCAAGGGTCAGAAAAGTAGAAGAAGAAAGTAGGTATTACCAACCTCCACGAATGGGCTGCCAAAGATGCAAATCCGCACTggaaaacacaaaaattatttcagaacagattttcggtcaatgtgtgggccggagtaataggcaggactattattgggccacattttctaccagagaatttaaatggtgccaactatttagattttctacaaaatgatatccccgttcttctagacgaagctggattattggaacgagaaagaccaataatctttcagcaagatggttgtccagcgcattggtccttggctgtcaggaattacttagacggctgttttccggacggttggatcggtagaggcggaacctttccttggcctcctcgatcgcctgacctaactccgttggattttttcatatggggccgggcaaaggagcttgtatacaccaccgaaataagaacaagagaagagttgattcgcaaaataaatgaagcatttgacaggatgaaagaagatatgaccataagagtaaccaccaccgaagtaacaaaaagggctcgtgcctgtattagaaataatggattgcattttaaacatgaacaataaatagtttaaacaaaattgtgttttatttaacattaaaacctaaaataaccccacaatcggggctctaatgcttagtaggcttatgagaggcctcagtctaataatttttgtttacatgacctgccgcacaaaagaggccataattctgagaattggccaggcatcggcatgagtgatatctaaaaataaagggcgtttcaatacctctattttttctaataagtttacgcagaagcttgaaattgatcgtatttttattaatacacattagacaaaacaaaataaactttgaaactccgatactaattgtaacttgcgctctattaccgtttaagtgtgaaattttggtatttcttgagaaaaatgcaaaaactgccataaaaaatttataaacaaatttcgacctatacatatttagcttaaaatgtttgaaattaagtcagctatcacccccttaaacgattgcatctagcttccggacaccctgtatattcaaaattttattttggaaggAAGaacgttaaaaaatttaactccCTCAAAGCCCGATCCATTGGCACCTCCTCATTCGGCAGTAAAGTGAACCACCTTTATATGAAACTAAAGTACCTTTGTCACTATATACAAAATCGTAGTTCCAACTTGCgttcttttttatttcgtaTCATTTTGTGGTGCCAGGTGGGCTTTATTCCGAATACTACCGTAAGACTGAAGGGTTTGGTGGGCTTTATTCCGAATACTACCGTAAGACTAAAGGGTTTTGCTACAAACCGATCTACTAATGAATGAATAGGACTCTGCTGAACAAATTTATCAGCCAATGGTTTACCATGTGTATTTGTTGATTTACCCAAATATGGTGAGgcgttgattaaatattttgtcgCCTTATCATAAAGCGTTACAATTTTTAGACCATACTTTGACGGTTTATTGGGAATGTACATCCGAAAAGGAAATTTTCCTCTAAATCCTACTAATTGTTCATCTATTAAtaacagaatttttttaatggtgcaCAATTTTACAAACTATATCCTTTACCGTTTATGAGCgaaatgttgatttttaaaattgtacctaCATTCCCCTCTCACAAGTACTTTGAGactgtataataaatttatccTTGATCAATTCGCTAAGTGATTGACTCTATTAAGTCTCAAATGATAACGGACTCTAACAAATTTAGCCCAATATGTAGTTGCAGTATTACAGATATAGTTTCGTATTTTAGTTGGTAGCACTatctatatttagtttataaaatacATAGTTCGTATTAAATTCTATTATTGCGGTTGACGTAACCAGTGGTGTTTTGAACAAATACGAACCTAAGAAACATCAAGGATAATAATAAAGGCACTTTTTTCTTTAACCGTTGGAAAActgtgaagtaaaaaaaaactgaacgaaattaaaaataaaactgggaTGGGGTCAGTTATCTGAAAATATTCCTAGGTTTACCAAGGAAGACCATTGCAGAAGTAATTTATGACACACAGTTTTCCACAGGGCCAGAATTATCTCTGATGTAAATAGCCAACGGGGAGCTTTTATGAATATATTTGTAtcaatttttaatcaaagttTTCCAAAGAAACTAATAtgtaacaaaagtaaaaaagaaaatctctaTAAATATAATGAGGAAGTTAGGGAAGTGACGGCTagattaaatactttttttatattaatacaaCGTTTTCCTATGTGTATGCAGATAgatacaaaattgtaaaataaaagtatgATGACCTGTTGATAagatgtaaatataaaaaatatgaaagacatcagataataaaaataaatgtatatggACTATATGCAAAGAAGTTTCTGGGAAAGTTATAAATCAAGAACCCTCTATCACTGGACAAGCTGccaatgattacaaaaattttttgcttaaaatagtaCCTAATCTCTTAACAGATTTACAACAAACAAACAACATGGCAAACGAATATAGCAGCAAACCCTAGAAGCTTTTTGTTAAAGCCTATAAGCCTAAGCGAACGTACCTattcttaaaaaagtaaaaaataaattgctgcAGAAATGATATATACCAGCGATCATTGTCAAGGTTTGCATTCCAACCATATCTGAAGTTTTTTGccacattttgaacaattaattAAAGCATGGAATTTTCCCAGATCAATTAAAAAGTGCACTCATTAAGCCAATCTACAAAAAAAGAGCGATCCTAATGAATTTGTCAACTATAGACCGATCAGGCTACTTCCAAGTTTTTCAAAGCTGTTTGAATTGACAGTTTGCAATCAGCTTCTCAGTTTTTTAAGAGTGCAATATTTTATGTGATAATCAACATGGATATCTTGAGGGCAGATCTACACAGACTGCCATATTTCAGTTCACTTGTGCAGTTTTGAGGAATTTGGAGGAGGGAAAGCTTTCATTGTGAATATTCTTAGACCTTTCCAAGGCATATGATTGTTTagatagaaatttattaataaagaaattacagTTATATGGGGTgagaaataattcattaaaaatggtTCACTTCTTATATCAATAATAGAGTCCAAGTAGTGGAAGAAAGCAGCAGATTAGAAATTCATTCAGGCTAATGAAATAGGTATACTACAAGGAAGTATTTTGAGGCCTTCCTTGTTCATTGTGtttataaatgacttgccttatcaaattattgataatatttaaacagTATATGCAATACCCTAAcaatatttgcagatgatacaaatttattagtggCGTCTTCGAACATCTCTGAGCTATGCCTGAATGAAGAtctactgttaaaaaaaaaaacaaagattagTGTAATAAACTTGGAAGTAACCCCAAAAAAAGTAAACTTCAACAATGTCGAGGTTGAAGTGCAGGCATCAACTAAATTTCTGGGTGTATATATTGATGAATCTTTAGACATTTCAGCTCATAttgaatatttacaaaataagcTGTgtagtttgtttttgtttccgTACAGTTCTAAAATACCTAGATAAATGGGCTAGAAGAGCCTTGTATTTTGTATGGCATTATTTTCTAGGCAGCCAACTCTAAGATACAAAGTATATTTATCATTCAAAAAAGGATAATTAGAATAGTCTTTGGGATGCAATACTTGCAATCATGTAGAGGTATTTTTAGATCTAAGAGAATACTAGCTGTATACGCATTGTATATATTTGAAGCagtgatgtttttatttaaaaatagagataaGTTTCCTACTTCTGTTGATCATAGGTTTAATACTCACATATGTAATATTAACTAGGTACCATACATATATAGCCTTTCATTGTTTGAAGAGAGTCCCTACTATATGcgcataaatatatttattaaacttccgcatttaaattaaaactacgGGAAATCTAAACAGGTTTAAATAAAAGGTGAAAACTTACTTTAGAACCATAATAATAAATCCAAATATCCTGGACGATTACTTAGGTATGTAAACTTATACATAGTTATGTAAGGGAGACAGCTTTTTTTTGTGACgtcatttcattttatttaagttttcatGTATAATATGAGTTTGtaatatgaaataaagaaatattattattatctctCTATATAAAGGTAGTGACCATTAGAATCCATTTGATGGGTTGTGCGGATGCATGTGATTGTGTGGATCACAAGATACTGCTGTGGAAACTAGAAACGTATGACTTCAGAGTCAATTTCTCCCTCAGAAGTGTAATAAATTCCAATGGTAAACttataatctttaaataaacatattatatttagtcaatatttgtaaaatgtttGGGTAGCCTTAAAAATACTACAAGATTAAGGAACAATAAACTAGCAAATACTATATAGTATAtaacaataaagtaaaaaatattagtcaaatataaagataattttaagaAGTGGTGCAAATAGAGTTCTTCTCCTCACTGAGTTCCAACAAACTATCCCTTATTTCATCACTGATTTCCTCTGCTTTGGGAACTTCCGAGATAACCCACGTATCACTTGGACTATCGAGCCTTTCTCGGCAAATTGGACAAGTATCGTGGCTCTCGTtcctatacaaaaatataattataaaaaaaatcgaactAATGTAGAAATATGTGGGGTATGTACCATTCTTCTATACACAATGTACAGTAACTATGAGCACAGGGCAGTGTAATGTCTTGCTTCCGCtcaaaacaaattatacatTCGTTTGGAGATTCTGAAGGGACAGGGGAATCAACGGTGTCTTGTAGAATTGTTGAAAAAGACACTTCTGGGTTTGGAGCGGCAGAGCTATCACTGAAATACATGTAAAATCTACATTATTGTGATAAGTTATCTATTTTATTGGATATTAGAAATATAAAACGGAGGTTTTTTAGTGGAACCAACTGTTTTTGCCAATgttttggaaattatttattttatctccAGGGCTTTAAAAGCAGAGAAGATATGTCAAACAATTCCATAGAtgtataataagtaaaaaactaAGTTATAGAAAATCAACaccttttaagaaaaaaagaactaattttgcaggaaataaagcttaaaaaatgatatatagCAGGCTTGACTCTATGTACGAATATAAGCCATTGTGTAAATATTTGACATAAGTTTGGTTATTAATCAACAGGCTTAgcccaatattacaaaaaaaattataaaaaaaacaagatgcAGTTAACCTAGCATATAGCAACATATGTAAAACAGAAGACTATATCAagccattaatttttattatagtttagtTGAAATCTCCACCCTATTCATATAAGAAAAATAGATATCATACAGATATTCATAATAACCACACCCTTCATAGGAGAACTTTAACACTTTCACTACATAACACCGAAATAGTGCTTATACATACAAAAGATACGTTAAAAGTATAAACAGCCTTCAAGATGAAATCGAGAACtttattttcctaaattaatttagtgtgcacatataaaaaattattcaaaagtCAACAGCTGAAATAAATTGAGTGGTTTTCTGGTTctaatgaattttcttttactttcaATGTAGATTTAGTTTTATATACAGGTGTAGTTATAGGCAGGGATAAAATCTTGTTTGGTGGACTTGAGtgtgtatcaatttttttttataccatatctctaatttaatattgttgTGGTCAATTAGGTAAAATGGAAGAACCGCCAGGAAGATGCTATCTTTTTGAGCTGAATCTcgcattaaaattaatgaaggaaaaaatgtaaattgttatgtgtcaaaaaaaagagatttattattattacatattagGTACTAAATCTTGACAAGGACATTTTTCAGTTATACTGGTTCTGGATATACCTCTGATAAGCCCGAGGAGTAAAATGACTTTGTTTGCTGTTGATAATGAGGGTTGGTGAATGTTCATTGGGTTGGTCTTTACTAAGATCCTGGTTGGCATGGGAGGGAGAAAACCAATTAAATATCAGAATTAAATCATCTTAATTATCAAAACTTAATGTTACttatattttgcagtttattaaCAGAAACAtagatgttatttttaaatatccacatttttaattataattttttagtattcttaaaattgttatttttcacCATACTGGTATCGTATGAAACTACTTTGGATTTATATAACTTATATGTCTATGAACTGCAGAATGACTGGCTTTAGGTGCACAAGGTATGTCATTAATATAACTTCTAGTCTCTTTTACTTATCTCAATTTGCCACCTAAAATAATATCCTCTAGTTAGTTATGTCACAGTTCCTTAGTTATGTCACAGTTCCTTATGGAGCTTTTTTACTCATATAAATATCCaccatttgtaatttttagttaGTCAGTTGAAATTGTAGCTACGCTAAGTTTGtacgaaataaatattgtatttttttaaaaaggag from Anthonomus grandis grandis chromosome 7, icAntGran1.3, whole genome shotgun sequence includes the following:
- the LOC126738892 gene encoding RING finger protein 141-like isoform X1: MGDVVSQVVEDQQVNTLLTQEICNLSYEDLLSLVGELNILSQKCLDTKGNQLIFAVKKGSDSTVFWKATVQIACCRVDTQTQKVQSYRLLNLGQFLKVFKTFQCQVMAAEQCRKRFYMYFSDSSAAPNPEVSFSTILQDTVDSPVPSESPNECIICFERKQDITLPCAHSYCTLCIEEWNESHDTCPICRERLDSPSDTWVISEVPKAEEISDEIRDSLLELSEEKNSICTTS
- the LOC126738905 gene encoding 40S ribosomal protein S10-like codes for the protein MLMPKKNRVAIYEYLFREGVMVAKKDYHAPKHPELETIPNLEVIKALQSMKSKGYVKEQFAWRHYYWYLTNPGIEYLRTFLHLPPEIVPCTLKRQARTEAARPRPAGALRTEGGPKEDRTGYRRNPAGPGGPDKKADVGAGTGEVEFRAGFGRGRPQ